The following proteins come from a genomic window of Nostoc sp. TCL26-01:
- a CDS encoding aminodeoxychorismate/anthranilate synthase component II: MIIVIDNYDSFTYNLVQYLGELAAQFPVASDIRVFRNDKISVAEIHALNPDAVVISPGPGRPEDAGISLDLIQQLGTNLPILGVCLGHQSIGQVFGGKIVSAPELMHGKTSPVTHTGVGVFQGLENPMIATRYHSLVIERQTCPEVLEITAWVEDGTIMGVRHRNYPQIQGVQFHPESVLTSSGKQLLRNFLAQLELRE, from the coding sequence GTGATTATAGTCATCGATAATTACGACAGTTTCACCTACAATCTAGTACAGTATTTGGGAGAACTGGCGGCTCAGTTTCCTGTAGCATCAGATATTCGAGTTTTTCGCAACGATAAGATATCTGTAGCAGAAATTCACGCTTTAAATCCTGATGCTGTCGTGATTTCCCCTGGCCCCGGTCGTCCAGAAGATGCAGGTATATCTTTAGATTTAATTCAACAACTAGGTACTAACTTGCCGATTTTGGGTGTGTGTTTGGGACATCAAAGTATTGGTCAAGTGTTTGGTGGTAAAATTGTCTCTGCTCCAGAGTTAATGCACGGTAAAACTTCTCCCGTAACACACACTGGAGTTGGAGTTTTCCAGGGATTAGAAAATCCGATGATTGCTACCAGATATCATAGTCTGGTGATTGAGCGTCAGACCTGCCCCGAAGTGTTAGAAATCACTGCTTGGGTAGAAGATGGGACAATTATGGGAGTGCGACACCGGAACTATCCGCAAATTCAAGGAGTCCAATTTCACCCAGAGAGTGTTCTCACCTCTTCAGGAAAGCAGTTACTGCGAAACTTTTTGGCACAGTTAGAGTTAAGAGAGTAA
- a CDS encoding phosphoribulokinase, protein MSRPIILGIVGDSAAGKTTLTKGIAQVLGPENVTLICTDDYHRYDRQQRAEIGITALHPDCNYLDIMQQHLSLLRTGQSILKPVYSHKTGTFEPPQYIKPSKFVIIEGLLGYSTRAARECYDVKVYLAPPEKIRAQWKIKRDTQKRGYTPEQVLAELAKREPDSEQYIRPQRQWSDIVVSFYPPGDVEDETNGHLNVRLVLRPTIPHPDFTPIINLTDGNSLSAIRLGLDRDMNKPVDVLEVDGHATLDQVNKLEHIMCSDMPYLKNICDRESNPELGKVAGTTGETLQSYPLALTQLIITYHMLKATQSYQ, encoded by the coding sequence ATGAGCCGTCCAATTATTCTTGGTATTGTTGGTGATAGTGCTGCTGGGAAAACAACATTAACTAAAGGTATTGCCCAGGTATTAGGCCCAGAAAATGTTACGCTCATTTGTACAGATGATTATCATCGCTACGATCGCCAGCAACGTGCAGAAATTGGCATCACTGCACTCCACCCCGATTGTAACTATTTAGATATCATGCAGCAGCACCTATCGCTGTTACGCACAGGGCAATCAATCTTGAAACCAGTGTATAGTCACAAAACAGGGACTTTTGAGCCGCCACAATACATCAAACCCAGTAAATTTGTGATTATCGAAGGGTTACTTGGTTACTCTACCCGTGCTGCCCGTGAATGTTACGATGTGAAGGTCTATCTTGCTCCTCCAGAAAAAATCCGCGCCCAATGGAAAATCAAACGCGATACCCAAAAACGCGGCTACACCCCAGAACAAGTCTTGGCAGAATTGGCAAAACGCGAACCAGACTCAGAACAATATATTCGTCCCCAACGGCAATGGTCTGATATCGTAGTTAGTTTTTATCCCCCCGGCGACGTAGAGGATGAAACCAACGGACACTTGAATGTGCGCTTAGTGTTGCGTCCCACTATTCCCCACCCAGATTTTACACCGATTATTAATTTGACTGATGGTAATTCTCTGTCAGCCATTCGCTTGGGATTAGACAGGGATATGAATAAACCTGTAGACGTGCTAGAAGTTGACGGTCACGCCACCTTAGATCAGGTGAATAAACTAGAGCATATCATGTGTTCTGATATGCCATATCTCAAGAATATCTGCGATCGCGAAAGCAACCCAGAACTAGGTAAAGTTGCGGGTACAACAGGTGAAACACTGCAAAGTTACCCCTTAGCTTTGACCCAGTTAATTATCACCTACCATATGCTCAAAGCGACACAATCATATCAGTAA
- a CDS encoding VCBS repeat-containing protein yields the protein MSDNNNFAARIKSAFEDSSIKSSSLVSSAYIQSDFNPNPLGTTSSSSYLDTSDVVVPSSPFTSANPNPNPYLTSAAISPDFNGDGKADKVWLNTQTGEIVVRLMDGATTTQEASLGTYDLSTWTYKIADFNSDGKTDFLLRNNATGENAIALMDGTRVANFVYLDKVDPGWNASIGDFDGDRKTDIYWNNAQTGQNAIWLMDGTTVVSANVLDATDPGLSATVVDFDGNGKSDLFFRNATTGDNSVWFMDGTQATKYSLQSQDASWTYSLGDFNGDFTTDLLWRNTSTGENKIWTMNGIFVTEGAVNTLSTDWTASIGDFNGDGKTDIFWHNGTTGENTAWLMDGTAVSSEAFLPSNGAASKPYLGDYNGDGKTDIYWRDQASGTDTIWTMDGTKASETLVTNPLTPEWYTA from the coding sequence ATGTCTGACAACAATAATTTTGCCGCCAGAATAAAGAGTGCCTTTGAAGATTCTTCGATAAAATCCAGTAGTTTAGTCTCTAGTGCTTATATTCAATCGGATTTCAATCCCAATCCACTAGGCACTACAAGTTCTTCATCATATCTAGATACATCAGACGTAGTAGTACCATCTTCTCCCTTTACTAGCGCCAATCCCAATCCCAATCCTTACCTGACTAGCGCAGCCATTTCTCCTGATTTCAATGGTGATGGTAAAGCGGATAAAGTTTGGCTAAATACGCAAACAGGCGAGATTGTTGTCCGCTTAATGGATGGCGCAACAACCACACAAGAAGCGTCTTTGGGTACATATGACTTATCCACTTGGACTTATAAAATTGCCGATTTTAATAGTGATGGCAAGACAGACTTCTTGTTGCGGAATAATGCCACAGGTGAAAATGCGATCGCTTTAATGGATGGAACCAGAGTAGCTAACTTTGTTTATCTAGACAAAGTAGATCCAGGTTGGAATGCCAGCATCGGCGATTTTGACGGCGATCGCAAAACTGATATCTATTGGAATAATGCCCAAACTGGCCAAAATGCGATTTGGTTGATGGATGGTACAACCGTAGTCAGTGCGAATGTTTTAGATGCTACCGATCCCGGTCTAAGCGCCACTGTTGTGGATTTTGACGGTAACGGTAAGAGTGATCTCTTCTTTAGAAATGCCACCACTGGCGATAACAGCGTCTGGTTTATGGATGGTACACAAGCCACCAAGTACTCTCTACAATCACAAGACGCATCCTGGACTTACAGCCTGGGTGATTTTAACGGTGACTTTACCACTGACCTTCTCTGGCGCAACACCAGCACCGGCGAGAACAAAATTTGGACAATGAACGGTATCTTCGTCACAGAAGGCGCTGTCAACACCCTCAGTACCGACTGGACAGCCAGCATCGGTGATTTCAATGGTGATGGTAAGACAGATATCTTCTGGCACAATGGTACAACCGGCGAGAACACCGCTTGGTTGATGGACGGTACAGCAGTTAGTAGCGAAGCCTTCTTACCCAGCAATGGCGCAGCTTCTAAGCCATATCTCGGTGATTACAACGGTGATGGCAAGACTGACATCTACTGGCGCGATCAGGCAAGCGGAACAGATACAATTTGGACAATGGACGGCACAAAAGCCAGTGAAACTCTGGTGACTAATCCACTGACTCCAGAGTGGTATACAGCGTAA
- a CDS encoding aminopeptidase P N-terminal domain-containing protein, translated as MQAEYRQRREQLMAKIGNGTAIFRSAPMAVMHNDVEYAYRQDSDFFYLTGFNEPQAVAVLAPHHQEHKFVLFVQPKDREKEVWTGYLCGVEAAKEIYGADEVYPIAELDEKLPQYLEKADRLYYHLGRDRHFNDKILGHYQELLRTYPKRGTGPIAIEDTGTIIHALRLIKSESELVQMRQAVAIAVEAHNYAREFTTPGRYEYEIQAEIEHIFRKRGALGPAYPSIVASGVNACVLHYIENNRQIQSGELLLIDAGCSYNYYNSDITRTFPVSGKFTPEQKILYELVLSAQKQAIAQVQPGNSFKSVHDTAVRVLTEGMVELGILTGEVDKLIEEEKYKPYYMHRTSHWLGLDVHDVGVYQHGEDKPQILQPGQVLTVEPGLYIVPDTKLAEDQPATDPRWVGIGIRIEDDVLVTATGHEVLTAGVPKAVDEIEQ; from the coding sequence ATGCAAGCAGAATATCGGCAACGTCGTGAGCAATTAATGGCGAAAATTGGTAATGGTACAGCTATTTTTCGCAGTGCGCCAATGGCGGTGATGCACAACGATGTCGAATACGCTTATCGCCAGGATAGTGATTTTTTCTACCTGACTGGTTTCAACGAACCGCAGGCGGTGGCTGTGTTAGCACCCCACCATCAAGAACATAAGTTTGTGCTGTTTGTGCAGCCAAAGGATCGAGAAAAGGAAGTTTGGACGGGTTATTTGTGTGGAGTGGAAGCAGCGAAAGAAATCTACGGTGCAGATGAAGTGTACCCCATTGCCGAACTTGATGAAAAATTACCCCAGTATTTAGAAAAAGCTGATCGCCTTTATTATCACTTAGGACGCGATCGCCATTTTAATGACAAAATCTTAGGACATTACCAAGAGTTACTGCGAACCTATCCCAAGCGGGGTACAGGGCCGATTGCCATAGAGGATACAGGTACTATCATCCACGCTTTGAGGCTAATTAAAAGTGAATCAGAATTGGTACAGATGCGTCAAGCAGTAGCGATCGCTGTGGAAGCACACAATTACGCCAGGGAATTCACTACACCAGGACGTTATGAGTACGAAATTCAGGCGGAGATAGAACATATCTTTCGCAAACGGGGTGCATTGGGGCCAGCGTATCCTTCAATTGTGGCTTCTGGGGTGAATGCTTGTGTCTTGCATTACATCGAAAATAATCGCCAAATCCAATCAGGAGAATTACTCTTAATTGATGCTGGTTGTTCATACAATTATTACAACTCAGACATTACTCGCACATTTCCGGTAAGCGGTAAATTTACGCCAGAACAAAAGATATTATATGAACTGGTACTGTCAGCGCAAAAACAAGCGATCGCGCAAGTACAACCAGGTAATTCTTTCAAATCAGTTCATGATACCGCCGTCCGTGTCTTAACTGAAGGTATGGTGGAACTGGGTATTCTCACTGGCGAAGTGGATAAGTTAATTGAGGAAGAAAAATATAAACCTTACTATATGCACCGCACTAGCCATTGGTTAGGTTTGGATGTGCATGATGTGGGGGTTTATCAACACGGTGAGGATAAACCGCAGATTTTACAACCAGGACAAGTGCTGACGGTGGAACCGGGATTGTATATTGTCCCAGATACCAAGTTAGCAGAAGACCAGCCTGCCACTGATCCGCGTTGGGTGGGAATTGGGATTCGCATTGAGGATGATGTTTTGGTGACAGCTACAGGACATGAGGTGTTAACGGCTGGAGTGCCAAAAGCAGTAGATGAAATAGAACAATAA
- a CDS encoding MBL fold metallo-hydrolase has protein sequence MKRRQLIGYAGAGLATALVSTLGSHRQADAQSSGLSVQWLGHTCFLFTGGGIKILVNPFRKVGCTAGYRQPKVAADLVLISSQLLDEGDIQGLPGNPKLIYEPGAYEFKSIKFQGIAIAHDRKAGKQFGMNTAWKWKQGGVDILHLGGAAAQISIEQKILMGRPDVLFIPVGGSDKAYNPQEAKQAIEVLNPKLVIPTHYRTQAADAATCSILPLDDFLTLMQGVTLRRSNSDAINISSSNLPDSTVIQVLSYKF, from the coding sequence ATGAAACGACGACAGTTGATAGGCTATGCTGGGGCGGGGTTAGCTACAGCTTTAGTCTCCACCCTTGGTTCACACCGTCAAGCTGATGCACAATCTAGCGGTTTATCAGTGCAGTGGTTGGGTCATACTTGCTTTCTATTCACTGGTGGTGGGATAAAAATTCTGGTCAATCCATTTCGGAAAGTGGGTTGCACTGCTGGTTATCGTCAACCAAAGGTAGCAGCAGATTTAGTATTAATTAGCAGTCAATTGTTGGATGAAGGTGATATTCAGGGGCTACCGGGAAATCCTAAGCTGATATACGAGCCAGGAGCTTACGAGTTTAAGTCTATCAAATTTCAAGGAATTGCGATCGCTCATGACCGCAAAGCCGGTAAACAATTTGGCATGAATACTGCTTGGAAATGGAAACAGGGCGGAGTTGATATCCTGCACTTGGGTGGGGCGGCTGCACAGATTTCTATTGAACAAAAAATCCTCATGGGAAGACCTGATGTGTTGTTCATCCCTGTGGGAGGAAGTGACAAAGCTTACAATCCCCAAGAAGCTAAACAAGCAATTGAGGTATTAAATCCTAAGCTGGTGATTCCCACTCACTACCGCACCCAAGCTGCTGATGCTGCAACGTGCAGTATTTTACCCCTAGATGATTTTCTCACTTTAATGCAAGGTGTGACTCTACGTCGTAGTAATAGTGACGCTATTAATATTAGTTCTAGTAATTTGCCTGATAGTACTGTGATTCAGGTTTTAAGTTACAAGTTTTAA